In one window of Hevea brasiliensis isolate MT/VB/25A 57/8 chromosome 10, ASM3005281v1, whole genome shotgun sequence DNA:
- the LOC110671563 gene encoding disease resistance protein RUN1-like isoform X2, producing the protein MTSSFSSSSSSSSSSSSSLYHVKHDVFLSFRGADTRTNFIGHLYGDLHRLGISTFIDNTLERGEEIEPAILKAIEDSNISVVIFSKNYADSPWCLDELVKILECKDKQGQKVIPVFYHIDPTDVRNQTASFGKALAKHEQDFKDNSDKVQKWRIALSKAANISGEVLTETRNEFEVVQDIANSILKFMKHFYPNEVQNLVGLASRINQIESLLCVGLDDEIRVVGIWGMGGIGKTTLAREVFKKISSHFEVCCFLENDRKKSSKAKLENKLLVAIFGEGSYNSRWMLRAHQLRNKKVLVVLDDVDDFDQIEFLESTCFGMGSRIIATSRDKNVFEDRVHGIYEVPALIDHEALQLFSIYAFKQIHPKGDHMELSSTVVSYAGGNPLALKILGSFLRGKNKGEWESALKKLKKVPHKKIQDVLKISYDGLDFEEQQTFLHVACFFKGEPLRHVERLLNACDIHAQIAIRVLNDKSLITISNSCVHIHDLLQEMGRDIVRQECMKEPGKRSRLWNHEDIYHVLTKNKGTKAVEGIFLDKSKLNTLYLAPTIFSKMNQIKYLKFHYSNVNVDNVWSCDELIKYVPNDVHFPEGLASLPEELRFLQWHFYPLKCLPSQFHTEKLVELNMSGSHVRSLWNGVQNLANLKVIKLRHCRSLIEMPNLSGAKNLETLDCRGCTSLVEICPSIGCLQKLQSLELSYCRNITSLPSTKGLTSFETLILSYCSKIKRFPEIPESIETLRMKGTAIEEIPSSIGLLSRLKVLSLRDCKNLKILPNTFFQLGHLDNLSICGPYVNPLVLISKLASFSSLTKLSLQGSKFETLPSSIKLVLGLRELYLNYCTRLQSLPHLPLYLVVLNASYCTSLRAVSNSLMALTQDWGFFYFVNCGSLNQQEHRNILRLVRHRILHVAHVTIKQGQDVYSSDKFLAEQLTFILPGNKIPNWIQHQSEGDSITVPLPSDWYHNFLGFALSAVFKLGHTTNPRWMKLECQLNSNCGESYCISAKFDYWESDGFRPTEQLFVSYSNKFCINLEDKGGSVPCYNEALFKFLVVDEYGNSLASSLLKCGVQLLHDGDESSEDPSHNCSFDDDEVDKSSQVAHSTLFRKKRKKRKLQMKLVGKMKRKWLMNPVTCAATLRKKRKMMK; encoded by the exons ATGACAtcatcattttcttcttcttcttcttcttcttcttcttcttcttcttctttgtatCATGTAAAACATGATGTGTTCCTCAGTTTTAGAGGTGCAGATACACGTACCAATTTTATTGGCCATCTCTATGGTGATTTGCATCGTCTAGGCATTAGCACTTTTATAGACAATACACTTGAAAGAGGGGAAGAGATCGAGCCAGCGATCTTGAAAGCAATTGAAGACTCTAATATTTCTGTTGTTATTTTCTCAAAAAATTATGCAGATTCTCCGTGGTGCTTGGATGAACTTGTGAAGATCTTGGAGTGCAAGGACAAACAAGGACAGAAGGTAATTCCTGTATTCTACCATATAGATCCAACAGATGTACGCAATCAAACTGCGAGTTTTGGAAAAGCATTAGCTAAGCACGAGCAAGATTTCAAGGATAATTCGGATAAGGTGCAAAAGTGGAGAATTGCATTGAGCAAAGCAGCCAATATTTCTGGGGAGGTTTTGACTGAGACCAG GAACGAGTTTGAAGTTGTTCAAGATATTGCAAACAGCATTTTGAAATTTATGAAGCATTTTTACCCAAATGAAGTGCAAAATCTAGTTGGCCTAGCTTCACGAATCAATCAAATTGAGTCATTGTTATGTGTTGGGCTAGATGATGAGATCCGTGTTGTTGGAATATGGGGAATGGGAGGCATAGGTAAAACAACTCTTGCCAGAGAAGTATTTAAAAAAATCTCTTCTCATTTTGAAGTTTGTTGCTTTTTAGAAAATGATAGAAAAAAATCATCAAAAGCTAAATTGGAAAATAAGCTTCTTGTTGCAATATTTGGTGAAGGAAGTTACAATTCAAGATGGATGCTAAGAGCGCACCAACTTCGCAATAAAAAGGTTCTTGTTGTACTTGACGATGTAGATGATTTTGACCAAATAGAATTTTTAGAGAGCACTTGTTTTGGTATGGGAAGTAGAATCATTGCAACaagtagagacaaaaatgtgtTTGAAGATAGAGTTCACGGAATATATGAGGTTCCTGCATTAATTGATCATGAAGCACTTCAGCTTTTTAGCATATATGCCTTTAAACAAATCCATCCCAAAGGAGATCATATGGAGCTATCAAGTACTGTTGTCAGTTATGCCGGAGGAAACCCTTTAGCTCTTAAAATTTTGGGTTCATTTCTGCGTGGCAAGAACAAAGGAGAATGGGAAAGTGCACTAAAGAAACTTAAGAAGGTTCCTCACAAGAAAATACAAGATGTATTGAAAATAAGTTATGATGGGCTTGATTTTGAGGAACAACAAACATTTCTTCACGTTGCTTGCTTCTTTAAAGGGGAACCACTACGTCATGTAGAACGACTTCTAAATGCTTGTGATATTCATGCCCAAATTGCCATAAGAGTACTTAATGATAAGTCTTTGATTACCATATCAAATAGTTGTGTGCATATCCATGACTTGCTACAAGAAATGGGTAGAGATATTGTTCGTCAAGAATGTATGAAAGAGCCAGGTAAACGTAGCAGGCTATGGAATCATGAGGATATTTATCATGTATTAACAAAAAATAAG GGGACTAAAGCAGTTGAAGGCATATTTCTagataaatcaaaattaaatacacTATATTTGGCTCCCACCATCTTTTCTAAAATGAATCAAATAAAATATCTCAAATTTCATTATTCAAATGTTAATGTGGACAACGTTTGGAGTTGTGATGAACTCATCAAATATGTTCCCAATGATGTGCACTTTCCTGAGGGTCTTGCATCTCTTCCAGAGGAACTAAGGTTTTTGCAATGGCATTTTTATCCTTTGAAGTGTTTGCCATCACAATTTCATACGGAGAAACTCGTGGAGCTTAACATGTCTGGTAGCCATGTTAGAAGTCTTTGGAATGGAGTGCAG AATCTTGCAAATTTGAAAGTTATCAAACTACGTCACTGTAGAAGCTTGATTGAAATGCCTAACCTTAGTGGGGCAAAGAATTTGGAGACTCTAGACTGTCGAGGGTGTACAAGTTTGGTTGAGATTTGCCCATCTATTGGATGTCTCCAAAAGCTTCAATCATTAGAATTGTCATATTGTAGAAATATAACAAGTTTGCCAAGTACCAAAGGTTTGACATCTTTTGAAACACTTATTCTCTCTTACTGCTCAAAAATAAAAAGGTTTCCAGAGATTCCAGAGAGTATAGAAACCTTACGAATGAAGGGAACAGCAATAGAAGAAATACCCTCATCAATTGGTTTGCTCTCTCGACTTAAGGTACTAAGTTTGCGTGACTGCAAAAACCTTAAGATTCTCCCAAACACATTTTTCCAATTGGGACATCTTGATAACCTTTCTATATGTGGGCCATATGTCAATCCATTAGTGCTTATAAGTAAACTTGCTTCCTTTTCGTCCTTGACTAAATTATCTCTACAAGGAAGCAAGTTTGAGACCTTACCTTCAAGCATTAAGCTTGTTTTGGGGCTTCGAGAACTCTACTTGAATTATTGCACAAGGCTTCAATCTTTGCCACATCTTCCACTGTATTTGGTTGTTCTGAATGCGTCTTATTGCACATCTTTGCGAGCAGTTTCAAACTCACTAATGGCACTCACACAAGATTGGGGATTTTTTTATTTTGTGAATTGCGGAAGTTTGAATCAGCAGGAACATAGAAACATTCTAAGACTTGTGCGACACAGAATATTACATGTGGCACATGTAACAATCAAACAAGGTCAG GATGTTTATAGCAGCGACAAATTTTTGGCAGAGCAATTGACCTTCATTCTTCCTGGAAATAAAATCCCAAATTGGATCCAACATCAAAGTGAAGGAGATTCAATTACTGTTCCTCTACCTTCAGATTGGTACCACAATTTCTTGGGTTTTGCACTGAGTGCGGTTTTTAAATTGGGCCATACAACAAATCCTAGGTGGATGAAATTGGAATGCCAGTTGAATTCCAACTGTGGCGAAAGCTATTGTATATCTGCAAAGTTTGACTATTGGGAATCAGATGGATTTCGACCGACAGAGCAATTGTTTGTGTCCTACAGTAACAAGTTTTGTATCAATCTTGAGGATAAAGGAGGCAGCGTGCCATGTTATAATGAGGCATTATTTAAGTTTCTGGTTGTAGACGAGTATGGCAATTCTTTGGCTTCTTCCTTGCTGAAGTGTGGGGTCCAACTACTCCATGATGGTGATGAATCAAGTGAGGACCCAAGTCACAACTGTTCTTTTGATGATGATGAGGTTGATAAATCCAGTCAAGTGGCACATTCAACTTTGTtcaggaagaagaggaagaagaggaagctGCAGATGAAACTAGTAGGTAAGATGAAGAGGAAGTGGTTGATGAATCCGGTGACATGTGCAGCTACAttgaggaagaagaggaagatgaTGAAATAA